The DNA region TATACTCAAATATATTTAAAAACTATCATTTTATGTCTATTTATATCTTTATTTATGTTTATATCTATCTATTTTTTGATTAAAGCAAGTATTGATCCTTTTCAAAAAGCAAATGAATATTTGGACTCTTTTTTTAATGATGCTATGCATGAGTTAAAAACTCCTTTGGGAATAATTCAATTAAATTTGGAGATATTAGATGAAAAACAGCCAAAAACAAAAGAGATATGTCGTAGTATAAATGCAGTAAAAAATCTATTTTTAGTTTATGAAGATATAGAATATTTAATAAAACAAAAAAGTGTAAAATACAATAAAGAAGAAATAGATTTTTCAAACTTTTTAAATCAAAGATTAGATCAATTTGATAGTTTATTAAATCCTAAAAATTTAAAATTTAACCTAAATATAGAAAATAATTTATATATTTATATAAATAGAACTCATTTACAAAGAGTAATTGATAATACATTATCAAATGCAATAAAATACTCTTTTAAAGAGAGTTTAATCTCTATAAATTTACATTCAGATGCAAAAAAAAATATAATTTTTAGTGTGCATAACGTTTCTAATAAAATAAAAAACAAGAAAACAATATTTAATAGATACTACAAAGAAAATCATATAAAAGGTGGTTTTGGAATTGGGTTAAATATTGTAAAAAATATTTGTGATACCAATAATATACTAATTGAAGTTGATTCAACAAATAAAAATGGTACTACATTTAAATATTATTTCTTAAAATAAACTTAATTTATTATGTTATAAATAAACACAAAATTTACTTTCATTTTATATAATAACTGCAAATAAAAAGGAGTTAAAATGAAACTATTACTTACAACACTAGCAGTTTCATCTATATTATTTGCATCAAATATACCAGATTTACCGACAAAATATCCAGCTGGAGAGTTAGGAAAGATGGTTAAACTTGGTGAAGCAATTATGAATGAGACAGATACACATCCATTAACAAAAGATTATGTGGGTAATAATCTAAAATGTAAAAGTTGCCATTTAATTGGGGAGAGTGGAAAACCAGGAACAACAAAAACAATCGGAACATTTATAGGAACAGCAAGTGCTTTCCCTGCTTTTTCAAAAAGAGAAAAAACAGTTCAAACACTACAAGATAGAATTAACAACTGTTTTATGAGAAGTATGAATGGAGTAAGACCAATAGTTGATACAAAAGCTTCAATTGCTATGGCTACATATATCACTTGGCTTTCAACTGGACACAAAATAAAAATGGATGAACATAGACCATCAAGTCCATTGACAAGTGATAGATGGGCAGCAAAACAAAAGAAATTTGCAGCTATTCAAAAAAAAGCAACTCACAAAAACTATTTAGCTGGTAAAAATATCTATCAAAATCAATGTGCATCATGTCATGGAATGAATGGTGAAGGTATTGCAACATTCCCTCCTTTATGGGGAAAAGACAAAACTGGGAAATGGGCTAGTTATAATACAGGTGCAGGAATGAGTAAATTAAATAAAGCTCCTGCTTGGATTCAAGAAAATATGCCTTTAGGTCAAGATGGAACTTTAACTGATCAAGAAGCAGCTGATGTTGCATTATTTGTTGATGCACAAGAAAGAGCAGATTTTAATTTGAAAAAAGGGTTATTACCTAAAGAAAAAATGGGTTATTATAATTCAAAAGTACATGAAGAAAAACATTCTGTAGAATCGAACTTCAAAGCTTTTGGTCTTGACTTACAAAAAATAAAAACAGGTAAATAAAAATTAAATTTTATTTACCATTGAAAAAATCTTTGATATTTTCAATATATCCTTCAAAATTAGTAAAAGAGTGATTGC from Malaciobacter molluscorum LMG 25693 includes:
- a CDS encoding sensor histidine kinase, encoding MIEKSKNFIFKISLFYTLIFIIFIAVPSYFYTKLELKSYINEQNIQILEYTQKFQKDIYNFSLSTNKIFNFPKSFKYEVTLLDENKKVIFESKKQNNLSKKLSYETTLSKKLSYETTLSKNRINAKYIIINKNISYTQIYLKTIILCLFISLFMFISIYFLIKASIDPFQKANEYLDSFFNDAMHELKTPLGIIQLNLEILDEKQPKTKEICRSINAVKNLFLVYEDIEYLIKQKSVKYNKEEIDFSNFLNQRLDQFDSLLNPKNLKFNLNIENNLYIYINRTHLQRVIDNTLSNAIKYSFKESLISINLHSDAKKNIIFSVHNVSNKIKNKKTIFNRYYKENHIKGGFGIGLNIVKNICDTNNILIEVDSTNKNGTTFKYYFLK
- a CDS encoding c-type cytochrome, which gives rise to MKLLLTTLAVSSILFASNIPDLPTKYPAGELGKMVKLGEAIMNETDTHPLTKDYVGNNLKCKSCHLIGESGKPGTTKTIGTFIGTASAFPAFSKREKTVQTLQDRINNCFMRSMNGVRPIVDTKASIAMATYITWLSTGHKIKMDEHRPSSPLTSDRWAAKQKKFAAIQKKATHKNYLAGKNIYQNQCASCHGMNGEGIATFPPLWGKDKTGKWASYNTGAGMSKLNKAPAWIQENMPLGQDGTLTDQEAADVALFVDAQERADFNLKKGLLPKEKMGYYNSKVHEEKHSVESNFKAFGLDLQKIKTGK